The Thiothrix subterranea genome has a segment encoding these proteins:
- a CDS encoding DUF6174 domain-containing protein, with product MKLLTATLFAALSLSACVATPPVTPQSLTLNANQQTNLRTLLGLTPSSAFTVNVLDQNADRQLTPGDIAIMYGGIANTETSRRTLSIADVTRINAATGLSEAARQLQAAEAKWQQIRPIHYAYTLQRSCFCAPEALKPIEIRVFRGKVQQATVLPDGTPLPADRQSSALTIDDLFLKIHDAIDRNAASLSVTYDPQYGFPTNISIDYERMMADEELALSASNFKIASGLKPVQPPVMCTMDAKICPDGSAVGRVAPLCKFAACPTK from the coding sequence ATGAAACTGCTCACTGCCACACTGTTTGCCGCCTTATCACTCAGCGCCTGCGTCGCCACGCCACCCGTGACACCCCAAAGCCTAACGCTGAACGCCAACCAGCAAACCAACTTACGCACTCTGTTAGGGCTAACCCCCAGCAGCGCGTTTACCGTCAACGTGCTCGATCAGAACGCCGACCGCCAACTCACCCCCGGCGACATCGCCATCATGTACGGCGGCATCGCCAATACTGAAACCAGCCGCCGCACCCTCAGCATTGCAGATGTTACCCGCATCAACGCCGCCACGGGTTTGAGCGAAGCCGCCCGCCAGTTACAAGCGGCTGAAGCCAAATGGCAACAAATCAGACCTATACATTACGCTTACACCCTGCAACGTTCCTGCTTCTGTGCACCGGAAGCGCTCAAGCCAATCGAAATCCGCGTCTTCCGAGGCAAAGTCCAGCAAGCCACGGTCTTGCCCGACGGCACACCCCTGCCTGCTGACCGCCAATCCAGCGCGTTAACCATCGACGACCTGTTCCTGAAAATTCACGATGCCATCGACCGTAACGCCGCCAGCTTGAGCGTCACCTACGACCCGCAATACGGCTTCCCCACCAACATCAGCATCGACTACGAACGCATGATGGCGGATGAAGAACTCGCCCTGAGCGCATCGAATTTCAAAATCGCCAGCGGCTTAAAACCCGTTCAACCACCCGTCATGTGTACGATGGACGCTAAAATCTGCCCCGATGGCAGTGCAGTAGGTCGCGTTGCGCCACTTTGCAAATTTGCAGCCTGCCCAACAAAATAG
- a CDS encoding COR domain-containing protein, with amino-acid sequence MSGQLHLLNLYGNPACGIPSGILGTGEFGDDCLENLKNYWLDLANGKEKQQQLKVQFVGNGRVGKTTLAYALEHKRAPSEPFKSTHGIVIKEIQQALDGEDEPVTLQLWDFGGQEIYHATHRLFLSDDCLYLLLWAEETEEHPEETRHPVSYWLELIHDLAPNSQVIIVKNQIDRSDHLPTRPAELTDDMPGVSQIRQEVKISAMQYRGMPTLRGAIESVIEELKHKVCVELPTSWLQVQRELKQLDQNTIPFAHFKQLCIKASIDHAEWFVGYLHKTGVLFYQEGAFQDQIILDQNWAIEAVYRVFDPNKSHRRRIERMKGCFSGDDASLFWANEDTAEHEVYINFMRNCGICYEPDHRKYWETQKPFAEREFIIPALLPLTSNAKAAWGNSRPDDWQLDIEYPFLHRSIIERIILRLGETYQGEPWRTGIFCNTEYGQVLLECTYRDKQQSTQGQLSFHLRGNQLAPLVYALRKLVSEISPHRRYQEFLQRGKTNRAALPEFKAAEEKFSSRLDPVKPTKTLKLFISYSRADREHKLTLEKHLRLIKEALKHQVKLIIWSDHLMDAGEGVNDQILPELRSADLILLLVSPDFLDPERYSCRVELLIALERHEKEKIPVAPVIIRHTHWQARLGHLTVPTIENADPLEDWPSADKFWGSVQNGIHAKIEKLLIVSEAYKRETTEYR; translated from the coding sequence ATGTCTGGGCAGTTACACCTACTCAATCTATACGGTAATCCAGCTTGTGGCATTCCTTCAGGCATATTGGGAACTGGTGAATTCGGTGATGACTGCCTTGAAAACCTTAAAAATTATTGGCTTGACCTCGCCAACGGCAAGGAAAAACAACAGCAGTTGAAGGTTCAGTTTGTGGGTAACGGGCGGGTGGGTAAAACCACTCTGGCTTATGCGTTGGAACACAAACGCGCCCCCAGCGAACCGTTCAAATCCACCCACGGCATTGTCATCAAGGAAATCCAGCAAGCATTAGACGGTGAAGATGAGCCGGTTACTTTGCAACTGTGGGATTTTGGTGGGCAGGAAATTTATCACGCTACCCATCGCCTGTTTTTGTCGGACGATTGCTTGTACTTGTTGTTGTGGGCGGAAGAAACCGAAGAACACCCGGAGGAAACCCGCCACCCAGTTAGCTATTGGCTGGAGTTGATTCACGACTTAGCCCCAAACAGCCAAGTCATTATCGTCAAGAACCAGATTGACCGCTCTGATCATTTGCCCACAAGACCCGCTGAACTGACAGATGATATGCCAGGTGTCAGCCAAATCCGGCAGGAAGTGAAAATATCAGCGATGCAATATCGCGGTATGCCGACCTTGCGTGGTGCTATCGAATCAGTAATTGAGGAACTGAAACACAAAGTTTGCGTGGAGCTACCAACCTCATGGCTACAGGTACAACGTGAGCTAAAGCAACTCGACCAGAACACCATCCCGTTTGCTCATTTCAAACAGCTTTGCATCAAAGCAAGCATAGATCACGCCGAATGGTTCGTTGGCTACCTGCACAAAACTGGCGTACTGTTTTATCAAGAAGGTGCATTTCAAGATCAAATCATCCTCGATCAAAACTGGGCAATCGAAGCCGTCTACCGGGTATTTGATCCCAACAAATCCCATCGCCGCCGTATTGAACGAATGAAGGGATGTTTCAGTGGTGATGATGCCAGCCTGTTTTGGGCTAATGAAGATACCGCTGAACATGAGGTTTACATCAATTTCATGCGTAACTGCGGCATCTGTTACGAGCCAGATCACCGTAAATATTGGGAAACACAAAAGCCTTTTGCGGAGCGTGAATTTATCATCCCGGCTCTATTGCCGCTGACCAGCAACGCCAAAGCTGCATGGGGCAATTCCCGACCAGACGATTGGCAACTCGACATCGAATACCCTTTCCTCCACCGCAGCATCATCGAACGCATCATCCTGCGTTTAGGCGAAACCTATCAGGGCGAACCGTGGCGAACCGGCATTTTCTGTAACACAGAATACGGGCAGGTATTACTCGAATGCACGTATCGAGACAAACAGCAATCCACCCAAGGGCAACTCAGTTTCCACTTACGCGGCAACCAGCTTGCTCCCTTGGTATACGCCTTACGCAAACTGGTGAGCGAAATCAGCCCACATCGCCGCTATCAAGAATTCCTGCAACGAGGTAAAACCAACCGCGCAGCCTTGCCTGAATTCAAAGCAGCAGAGGAGAAATTCAGCTCGCGCCTCGACCCCGTTAAACCCACTAAAACCCTCAAGCTGTTCATCTCCTACTCCCGCGCAGACCGCGAACACAAACTCACGCTGGAAAAACACCTACGTCTGATCAAAGAAGCCCTCAAACACCAAGTCAAACTCATCATCTGGAGCGATCACCTGATGGATGCAGGCGAAGGCGTGAACGACCAAATTCTGCCCGAATTACGCAGTGCCGACCTGATTCTCCTGCTGGTCAGCCCCGATTTTCTTGACCCTGAACGCTACAGTTGTCGGGTTGAATTGCTGATTGCGCTGGAACGCCATGAGAAAGAGAAAATACCCGTTGCACCCGTTATTATCCGACACACCCATTGGCAAGCACGTCTAGGGCATTTGACCGTACCAACCATCGAAAACGCTGATCCGCTGGAAGATTGGCCTTCCGCCGACAAATTCTGGGGCAGCGTGCAAAACGGCATCCACGCCAAAATTGAAAAACTTCTGATCGTTAGCGAAGCCTACAAACGGGAAACCACTGAATACCGTTGA